AGAACCTCTGTAGCACCATTTCCTACAACTACATTATCTATATGACAATTATTGTAATTTCCAATAGCTGTCCTTAACTCCACGTAGTCTATATCTGGATATTTTTCTAAAGTTTCAAAATTTTCTATAACTGCCTTTTTAAAACTACTTGGAACTCCTAAGGGATTTATATTAGAACTATAATCTAAAACTTCTATCCCATTATCTCTTTTTAGTTTATATATATTTCCACCATGTAAATCCATATTACTTCACTTCCTATTATCTTATACTAGTTTAATAAATGCTGTAAACAAAACTATTCCTACAAAAGATGTCATAAACATTATCTTATAACATTTTTTTATATCTTCACATTGAAACTCTTTTAATTTATCTCCTATTGTAGGTTTTTCAAAATATTTTCCAAAATATTTTGTTTTACCACCAAATTGAACCCCTATAGCTCCTGCAAAAACTGCCTCTGGATGCCCTGAATTTGGACTTGAATGATTTTTTCTATCTCTAAAAAATATTTTTAATGGCTTTTTTATTCCCATTCCTAATAAAAATGTTGCAATTGGAATTATTATTAGACCAGATAATCTCGCTGGAATAAAATTAAAGAAATCATCTACTTTTGCTGAAACCATCCCAAAATCTATATATTTATCATTTTTATATCCAACCATTGAATCAAGAGTATTTACTGCTTTATATCCCATTGCTAAAGGCAATGCCATTGAAACTCCATCAATTAATATAAAGCTTCCTAAAAATGCATAAAACATAGGTGCTATAATTCCATCAACACTATTTTCAGCTATAGTCTCCATTGTACTTCTTACAACTTGTACTTCATCCATCTCACCTGTATCTCTACTAACTAAATAAGAAAGCTCTTTTTGTGCTTTTTGTAAATCTCCACTTTTTAAAATTTTATAAACTTTAATCCCTTCAGCACCTAAACTTTTCGTTGCCAAAGTTGTGTATAGAAAGAAAATTTCTAAAAATTCAGACATTCTAGCTATGTAATATGACAATACTACTGTTGAAAGTATTACTGTAAAAGCTAATACTCCTCCCCATACTTTTTTATTTTTTAATGAATAGATTTTATTTTCAATAAAAGTTATATATTTTCCTATAAATCTAACTGGATGTGGAAACCAATATGGATCCCCTAAAATTAAATCTAACAAATAAGCTATCCATATTTTTAAAATGATGCTCATTAGTTCTCCTCCAAAATCTTATAAATAGCTTTCATGTCCACATTTTCTCTGAATATTTTTTCTAACTTATCCAACTCTTGAAGTCTATATTCATCAAATGTCATTGTGCTATTTTTCTTTTCCAGTCCTTTCTTCTCTCTTATATTATTTAAAATAAAATCAGTAAACTCTCTATTATCAAAAATTCCATGTAAGTATGTTCCGAAAATATTGTCCTTTACTGTGGCTACTAATCT
The nucleotide sequence above comes from Cetobacterium somerae ATCC BAA-474. Encoded proteins:
- the cbiB gene encoding adenosylcobinamide-phosphate synthase CbiB yields the protein MSIILKIWIAYLLDLILGDPYWFPHPVRFIGKYITFIENKIYSLKNKKVWGGVLAFTVILSTVVLSYYIARMSEFLEIFFLYTTLATKSLGAEGIKVYKILKSGDLQKAQKELSYLVSRDTGEMDEVQVVRSTMETIAENSVDGIIAPMFYAFLGSFILIDGVSMALPLAMGYKAVNTLDSMVGYKNDKYIDFGMVSAKVDDFFNFIPARLSGLIIIPIATFLLGMGIKKPLKIFFRDRKNHSSPNSGHPEAVFAGAIGVQFGGKTKYFGKYFEKPTIGDKLKEFQCEDIKKCYKIMFMTSFVGIVLFTAFIKLV